One window of the Anolis sagrei isolate rAnoSag1 chromosome 5, rAnoSag1.mat, whole genome shotgun sequence genome contains the following:
- the ZCRB1 gene encoding zinc finger CCHC-type and RNA-binding motif-containing protein 1 encodes MSGGLAPSKSTVYVSNLPFSLTNNDLYRIFSKYGKVVKVTIMKDKDTRRSKGVAFILFLDKESAQNCSRALNNKQLFGRVIKASIAIDNGRAAEFIRRRNYYDKSKCYECGEAGHLSYACPKNMLGEREPPKKKEKKKKKKIAEPEEEIEDEEESEDEGEDPALDSLSQAIAFQQAKIEEEQQRAIQIAGETSTSDSRRPRIKKSAYFSDEEELSD; translated from the exons atgagTGGAGGATTAGCTCCAAGCAAAAGCACAGTTTATGTGTCTAATTTGCCCTTCTCATTGACAAACAATGACTTATACAGG attttttccaAATATGGCAAAGTGGTTAA AGTTACAATTATGAAAGACAAAGATACCCGAAGGAGTAAAGGGGTtgcatttattttgttcttgGATAAAGAATCGGCACAGAACTGTTCTCGGGCACTTAACAATAAGCAA CTGTTTGGAAGAGTAATAAAAGCAAGTATTGCTATTGACAATGGAAGAGCTGCAGAATTCATCCGAAGGCGAAACTACTATGACAAATCAAAGTGCTATGAATGTGGA gAAGCAGGACACTTAAGCTATGCTTGTCCTAAGAATATGCTAGGAGAACGTGAGCcacccaaaaagaaagaaaagaagaaaaagaagaaaatagctGAACCAGAAGAAGAAAT TGAGGatgaagaagagagtgaagatgaaggagaagaCCCTGCTCTTGACAGCCTCAGTCAAGCTATAGCTTTCCAG CAAGCTAAAATTGAAGAAGAGCAACAAAGGGCAATACAGATTGCAGGTGAAACCTCAACATCAGATTCAAGACGACCACGGATCAAGAAAAGTGCATATTTTAGTGATGAGGAAGAACTTAGCGACTGA